A window from Rhizosphaericola mali encodes these proteins:
- a CDS encoding UDP-glucuronic acid decarboxylase family protein, which produces MRKRILITGAAGFLGSHLCDRFIQLDYHVIAIDNLITGEIRNIEHLFPLDNFEFYNHDVCNYIHIPGDLDYILHFASPASPPDYLKVPIQTLKVSSLGIHNCLGLAKNKKATILIASTSEIYGDPLVHPQTEDYWGNVNPIGPRGVYDEAKRFQEAMTMAYHKYHGVSVRIARIFNTYGPKMRLNDGRALPTFIRQIINNEPLTVYGDGSQTRSFCYVDDTIEGIYQLLISNYCLPINLGNPDEISIIEFANRLIDISGKNSELKFEKLPIDDPKRRQPSIELAKKKLNWLPKIQLSEGLKRTLAYFMAP; this is translated from the coding sequence ATGAGAAAACGTATTTTAATTACAGGTGCCGCCGGATTTTTAGGATCACATTTATGTGATAGATTTATCCAATTAGATTACCATGTAATAGCAATTGATAATTTAATTACAGGTGAGATTAGAAATATAGAACACCTTTTTCCCTTAGATAATTTTGAATTTTACAACCACGATGTTTGTAATTATATTCATATTCCTGGTGATTTAGACTATATTCTCCATTTTGCTTCTCCTGCTAGTCCTCCTGATTATCTAAAAGTCCCCATTCAAACATTAAAAGTTAGCTCATTAGGTATACATAATTGTTTAGGTTTGGCAAAAAACAAAAAAGCTACAATTTTAATAGCTTCTACAAGTGAGATTTATGGAGACCCCTTAGTTCATCCTCAAACGGAGGATTATTGGGGTAATGTTAATCCAATCGGTCCTCGTGGTGTTTATGATGAAGCAAAAAGATTCCAAGAAGCAATGACGATGGCATATCATAAATATCATGGAGTTTCAGTACGTATTGCACGAATCTTTAATACTTATGGACCCAAAATGAGATTAAATGATGGTCGAGCATTGCCAACATTTATAAGACAGATTATAAATAATGAACCCTTGACGGTATATGGAGATGGTTCACAGACAAGGTCTTTTTGTTATGTTGATGATACAATCGAAGGAATATATCAATTATTAATTAGCAATTATTGTTTGCCTATTAATCTCGGAAATCCAGATGAAATTTCAATAATTGAATTTGCAAATAGGTTAATTGATATTTCAGGGAAAAATTCAGAATTAAAATTTGAAAAGCTACCAATTGATGATCCAAAGAGGCGTCAACCTAGTATCGAATTGGCTAAGAAAAAATTAAATTGGTTACCTAAGATCCAACTTTCTGAGGGATTGAAAAGAACACTAGCTTATTTTATGGCTCCTTAA
- a CDS encoding mannose-1-phosphate guanylyltransferase, producing the protein MNSVTHVVLTGGVGSRLWPLSRKSRPKQYIPLFEGKSLFQLCVLRNNLICNDLLIVGNESNRDLSVQNLKEIHQDNFNEIVEVTPRNTSAAIAFAAFSLGNEAVMLVTPSDQVVTGEKEYERSILEAISLAKENYLVTFGIKPSRPETGYGYIEFQDNDVVSFREKPDKKKAEDYVKSGRYLWNSGMFCFKADIFLEELKMYEPEIYNFSKNAFENILENKLNLEDSNLIPSKSVDYAVMERSKKIKVVSADFGWSDLGSFDSLWEYFDAHDDGPTRQNLVLGTNKHVEFLGVDNIVFVETDDAILILPRSMSQDVKNVYERLEREKPELLK; encoded by the coding sequence ATGAATTCAGTAACTCATGTTGTATTAACTGGAGGGGTAGGAAGTAGATTATGGCCATTATCCAGAAAGTCTAGACCTAAGCAATACATACCCCTATTTGAGGGAAAGTCTTTATTTCAACTTTGTGTACTTAGAAATAATCTAATTTGTAATGATCTTTTGATTGTTGGTAATGAAAGTAATAGAGATTTATCCGTACAAAATCTAAAGGAAATTCATCAAGATAATTTTAATGAAATTGTAGAAGTTACGCCAAGAAACACTTCTGCTGCCATTGCTTTTGCTGCATTTTCCTTAGGAAATGAGGCAGTTATGTTAGTCACACCTTCGGATCAAGTGGTGACTGGTGAGAAAGAATATGAACGTTCGATTTTGGAAGCAATCTCATTAGCAAAAGAAAATTACCTTGTAACATTTGGAATTAAGCCATCTCGACCAGAAACGGGATATGGATATATTGAATTTCAAGACAATGATGTTGTTAGTTTTAGAGAAAAACCTGATAAAAAAAAGGCGGAAGATTACGTCAAAAGTGGAAGGTATCTTTGGAATAGTGGAATGTTCTGTTTCAAAGCGGATATTTTCCTTGAGGAATTGAAAATGTATGAACCTGAAATCTATAATTTTTCAAAAAATGCTTTTGAGAATATTTTAGAAAATAAACTTAATTTAGAGGATTCTAATTTAATTCCATCAAAGAGTGTTGATTATGCTGTTATGGAAAGGTCTAAAAAGATTAAGGTTGTAAGTGCGGATTTTGGTTGGAGTGATTTAGGTTCCTTCGATTCATTATGGGAATATTTTGATGCACATGATGATGGTCCAACTAGACAAAATTTAGTTTTAGGTACAAATAAACATGTAGAATTTTTAGGTGTAGATAATATCGTTTTTGTTGAAACTGATGATGCTATTTTGATTTTACCAAGGAGTATGAGTCAGGATGTAAAGAATGTCTATGAACGGCTTGAGAGGGAAAAACCTGAATTGTTGAAATAA